One window from the genome of Engraulis encrasicolus isolate BLACKSEA-1 chromosome 16, IST_EnEncr_1.0, whole genome shotgun sequence encodes:
- the kcnmb3 gene encoding calcium-activated potassium channel subunit beta-3 → MFVARHSPRGSFTIPVNINLQGARRRQTRAVLYQVQEPQRKNGKDWRSGERSRPQALLSSVGDERAVFLGFAMLAFSILMYFVVGIAVVKPHLRSDWSEETNCSLVQAEILDEWADCRGVSRFRCVRVFVNVSSSGRKLRLHYDEGSVDLNLECFYAPKCQRNESDLLQEAQKIKQALDKLRDEPLRCRFSAERHPEDAILHRKYSRWLALGYLLWPSLMLSGGVTLVGLVKLNQRLAHLCAELEGEAAEEDGGEGRGGGGGGGAAGQTALVNGKLYQLLGWRLRGSGSSPQEPTG, encoded by the exons TGCTGTGTTGTACCAGGTGCAGGAGCCTCAGCGGAAGAATGGCAAGGACTGGCGCAGCGGTGAGCGGTCACGTCCGCAGGCCCTGCTGTCCAGCGTGGGAGACGAGAGGGCCGTGTTCCTCGGCTTCGCCATGCTCGCCTTCTCCATACTCATGTACTTCGTGGTGGGCATCGCGGTCGTGAAACCCCATCTGCGGAG TGACTGGAGCGAGGAGACCAACTGTTCGCTGGTCCAGGCAGAGATCCTGGATGAGTGGGCGGACTGCAGAGGGGTGAGCCGCTTCCGCTGCGTGAGGGTCTTTGTCAACGTCTCCTCTTCTGGAAGAAAGCTTCGCCTGCACTATGACGAGGGCTCCGTTGACCTGAACCTGGAG TGCTTCTACGCTCCCAAATGCCAGCGCAATGAGTCAGACCTGCTACAGGAGGCCCAAAAGATCAAACAGGCTCTGGACAAGCTGCGCGACGAGCCCCTGCGGTGCCGCTTCAGCGCCGAGCGCCACCCGGAGGACGCCATATTGCACAGGAAGTACAGCAGGTGGCTGGCGCTGGGCTACCTGCTGTGGCCCAGCCTCATGCTGAGCGGCGGGGTGACGCTGGTGGGCCTGGTGAAGCTGAACCAGAGGCTGGCTCACCTGTGCGCCGAGCTGGAGGGAGAGGCGGCGGAGGAGGACGGTGGagagggacgaggaggaggaggaggaggaggcgcggcGGGGCAGACGGCGCTGGTGAATGGGAAGCTGTACCAGCTGCTGGGATGGAGGCTCAGGGGTAGCGGCTCCTCGCCACAGGAGCCCACCGGCTGA